A genomic stretch from Candidatus Hydrogenedentota bacterium includes:
- a CDS encoding BrnT family toxin, which produces MREIRFTWDPKKATANVAKHGISFEEARSVFFDEHAVEFYDDEHSEWEDRFLLLGMSSRLRLLMVCHCFRESDGVVRIVSTRKATQRESAHYRRK; this is translated from the coding sequence ATGCGCGAAATCCGCTTTACGTGGGATCCGAAGAAGGCCACGGCCAATGTGGCCAAGCACGGGATTTCATTTGAAGAAGCGCGCTCGGTGTTTTTCGATGAACACGCTGTGGAGTTCTACGACGACGAACATTCCGAATGGGAAGACCGCTTCCTGCTACTTGGAATGAGTTCGCGACTGCGGTTGCTGATGGTCTGCCACTGCTTTCGCGAATCCGACGGAGTTGTCCGTATTGTCTCCACGCGCAAAGCGACCCAACGGGAATCCGCCCACTACCGGAGAAAGTGA
- a CDS encoding S9 family peptidase, with amino-acid sequence MYESRCKLRALSFLVFACAYAGVGPLAWCSSTLIPRSALFSEPDVTVVRLSPDGASVAYVAMNDTRPEVRVRALANPSDDHRVDEGVAGSVQNLWWTPDDESNLIYQRSAADGTHLYLHRQDGSKAVDLTPIAGASATLARTSRAVPARIVAEIRDTKSNARELWTVDLATSERTLLADMKDVSRIHLDNQLQPRVAERRRLDESVELLRRTESGSWEAFRTLGPDPAQVLGVAGLRGNGETLYVVDNAGRDRSALFEVNVSTGEDHILAEDTDADIRPVAMLDPETGEALSASANFGALRRYHLRKDVSDGFSFLERALKGDVGVSEVSADGRTWLVVPMDGGPTRYFAYQRDSERVVPLLPMYKSLAGHAFGRRVSRVVEVRDGMRLPVHVYLPPSEKGDVPAAPLPTMIYVHGGPHVAYPWDSWITNRNLQLLADRGYAVVRVEFRGAGGMGKRVWDAGAFEWGGAAYRDVLDITAWAVREKIADKDRVGIFGWSYGGYMAMQALTQPGNPYACGISMYGPSDLGVLLAQHKLFFRKRIADERTPEGTRILQEQSPIHHVENLSAPLLMTNGGQDRVNPHKTQADPFVEKAKARGAPLTYLYFPDEQHDYRRPENWIAFWAVAERFLAEHLGGQCEPFGDDLRGATSLQVVAGEQFVPGLAEAL; translated from the coding sequence ATGTACGAATCGCGGTGCAAGCTCCGGGCCTTATCGTTCCTGGTATTCGCATGTGCGTACGCGGGGGTGGGGCCGCTGGCCTGGTGTTCCTCGACCTTAATCCCGAGGTCGGCGTTGTTCAGCGAGCCGGACGTAACGGTTGTACGGCTGTCGCCCGACGGTGCATCCGTGGCGTATGTCGCCATGAACGACACCCGTCCGGAGGTGCGCGTTAGAGCGCTAGCGAACCCGTCCGATGACCACCGAGTCGACGAAGGCGTCGCGGGCAGCGTGCAGAACCTATGGTGGACGCCGGACGACGAATCAAATCTGATCTATCAGCGGTCTGCGGCCGATGGGACCCATTTGTACCTTCATCGGCAGGACGGCTCGAAGGCCGTCGATCTGACACCGATCGCGGGCGCGTCGGCGACGCTCGCACGAACCAGTCGCGCGGTTCCAGCTCGCATAGTGGCCGAAATCCGCGACACCAAGTCGAACGCGCGTGAACTCTGGACGGTCGATCTTGCCACGAGCGAGCGAACGCTGCTCGCCGATATGAAGGACGTGTCGCGGATTCATCTCGACAATCAACTTCAGCCGCGCGTGGCGGAGCGGCGCCGATTGGATGAGAGCGTGGAATTGTTGCGGCGTACCGAATCGGGCTCCTGGGAGGCTTTCCGGACCTTGGGGCCGGACCCCGCCCAGGTGTTGGGCGTAGCCGGACTACGCGGGAATGGGGAAACGCTCTATGTCGTGGACAATGCCGGTCGTGATCGGTCGGCGTTGTTCGAAGTGAATGTGAGCACGGGCGAAGACCATATCCTCGCAGAAGACACCGACGCGGACATCCGCCCAGTCGCAATGCTCGATCCGGAGACGGGCGAAGCCCTTTCTGCATCCGCCAACTTCGGCGCGCTGCGCCGATATCACCTGCGCAAGGACGTGAGCGATGGGTTTTCGTTCCTGGAACGCGCGTTGAAGGGCGACGTAGGCGTGAGCGAGGTGAGCGCGGACGGGCGGACCTGGCTCGTCGTGCCGATGGACGGCGGACCCACGAGGTACTTCGCGTACCAGCGCGACAGCGAGCGCGTTGTTCCGCTGTTGCCCATGTACAAATCCCTGGCCGGCCACGCGTTCGGGCGACGCGTGAGTCGCGTCGTCGAAGTCCGGGATGGAATGCGGCTTCCCGTGCATGTCTATCTGCCGCCTTCGGAAAAAGGCGACGTGCCCGCTGCGCCCCTGCCCACGATGATCTATGTGCACGGCGGGCCGCATGTCGCTTACCCCTGGGATTCGTGGATCACGAATCGCAACCTACAATTGCTCGCCGATCGCGGGTATGCGGTCGTTCGCGTGGAATTCCGCGGTGCGGGCGGCATGGGCAAGCGCGTGTGGGACGCGGGCGCCTTCGAATGGGGCGGCGCGGCGTACCGCGATGTGCTCGACATCACCGCCTGGGCGGTTCGCGAAAAGATCGCCGACAAAGATCGCGTGGGCATCTTTGGCTGGTCCTACGGCGGCTACATGGCGATGCAAGCACTGACCCAGCCCGGCAATCCCTACGCGTGCGGCATTTCGATGTACGGGCCGTCCGACCTCGGCGTCCTGCTTGCCCAGCACAAACTTTTTTTCCGGAAACGGATCGCGGATGAACGCACGCCCGAGGGGACGCGCATTCTTCAAGAGCAGTCTCCCATTCATCATGTCGAGAACCTGTCCGCGCCACTGCTCATGACGAATGGTGGACAGGACCGCGTCAATCCGCACAAGACCCAGGCCGATCCGTTTGTCGAAAAAGCGAAGGCCCGCGGAGCGCCGCTGACCTATCTCTACTTTCCAGACGAGCAACACGACTATCGCCGGCCGGAGAATTGGATTGCATTCTGGGCCGTCGCCGAACGCTTCCTCGCGGAACACCTGGGCGGACAATGCGAACCCTTCGGCGACGATCTGCGCGGCGCAACGTCGCTGCAAGTGGTCGCGGGCGAACAATTCGTGCCGGGGCTGGCGGAAGCGCTATAG